AATTAAAACTGGTTTCTCCTTTTAATCAGGTCCATGCCCAGTACAACCAGTTCACTGTCCAATCAGAGACATCCAACTACGTGCTTGCTGTTGGTGGTTATTCTGGTAATGCTGGCAACTGTTTCCTGGAAGGATCTCTTGAGCTCTTTGGTGAAAACCGTACTATGACCATTCACAATGGCATGATGTTCAGTACCTACGACAGAGACAACGACAACTGGTAGGtatcctaaaaagaaaaaattaataataaattattacttaaaatataaatactaGAATACTAGCTGTAATAGCTAATTATCCTCttaataaaatgtaaagaaatcaaGTCCATCATAGCATTTTGGGTGACCCACAAATTTACACAACTCAGTCTGTTAAATATGTTCAAAAGGATTTTGATTGCTTTAACACCCCTCTATACACTAAATGTCGCAGTAGTTAATACATCTACCAGCATctaaatgtaatgtaattaataataacaataataacaataataatgataaataataaatatgtaataGTATGTAATAAACGTAAATGGTAATAactcagatttataatttttcagaaattttAACTTTACTCTTCTCCGTACCAATCAGGACCCCTGGTAATCCCACCAAACAGTGCTCCAAGGAGGATGGAGGTGGCTGGTGGTACAATCGCTGCCACTCAGCCAATCCCAATGGGCGGTACTACATTGGAGGAGCCTACACACGACAGATGGCCAAGCATGGCACAGATGATGGTGTGGTGTGGATGAACTGGAAGGGCAGCTGGTACTCGCTCAAGGCTATTAGCATGAAGATCAGGCCTTACTTTGCCTCCAGATAATCCAAGAATGTCGATGCACATAACATATAAAAGAAGGTGCCAAAATGAATGGTATATGACATGCAGATTTACAAATAACTAACACTAAGTGTCAACAAACTGTAACAAGAACTAAAAAACAAGGCTATAATAATGCAGGAGCAATGCAAGTATTAAAAATATGTTGGGGATGTCAGATAAACTTGTTACCAACAAaactaagagaaaaaaaaaactaatgcgTTGTGAGTAAATATGCTGCGATCTGTCCTTTTTTGTTATGTGTGACAACTATAAGGATGAGTTGATGCAAACTGTCCTCCACTACTCAATAAACACATTGAGgaacatattttattgtttgtgttGATTTTCTTCACTTTAGAAACAAAAATGTctttgctgtttaaatgttctttTGCTTAAACACTATGAGCTCTTCTGTGACATAAATAAGACAAACCTGGCACAATTGGATTTGTCTGTTCCTTTTGCTGCATACCAAGAAAGCTATTAAAGGATTTATGTGAcaatgaataaaatgtaaaaacactgATTATTTAAATTTTGCAAGTTTTGGAGTTTATAGTTTTTATTATAATTGACAGGGATGATATCGATATCCAGTCATCCAGTAAACTCAAGtaaacataaatacaaaaaatattgGTTATCAGACACGATTTAATAAAACAGAATAAGGATAGCAACTTGTAACCATTCAAACATCATTTTCActtacacaaataaaattttgtaAGTTACAGACAGCTATGACTACACAGCGAGGGTAAAGTAATAGTTTTATTGCCTAATCATGGAGTTTGTGAGTAACAGAGCACCAAACAGGAGTGCATTGTCTGGATAATGAATGGAGGTAACAGGAGAATTTCTCAGGTTTAAAAGATGCATTGATAAGGCACAAAATTAGTAATGCTGTCTACTCCCATCATcctttgaaaaaaagaacagtccACCTCTTCATGTAAAAACACAAGCTAGCTGTTGCTTGTGGGGTGCACTGTCTTGCCTGACAAGGCGGATGCTGTAAAGCATTTCCACTGCCAAATGTGGGAGTGTGCTGAGGGTGTGTTTAGGGCGTTAACAGGTTAATGTCACAATAACATCCACATTAATACCTTGACTCAaagtttcccagcagaacacaGATTGCATTATTGACGTCAGTAGTTTAACTATATTTAAATTCacagaaaaacttttttttcccattgcCCCTGGATTTaactgtaaaacagcctgttatAAATCAGAGTTATTCTTCATGTTATCTCATCTGTTCAAATGACATGCCACTGAAAAATATGGATAAGACTAGCACACAAACTACTCAACTTGCTGATCCAACTATAAACTGAAACTATAGCTAAACTTTgcagatgaaacaaaataatGGTTATTTAAATAACAAGGTTACAATGTGCTTCCATATTCTCTGTCAGCCCCATATTCAATTAAACCTTTCTACTTGATTGTGATCATTTACATCCTCTGACCCCTCCAGTAGCTCCTCCAAAATTATCTGATTCTGTTCAATGTCCTCAAATTGGGTCAGTAGTTTTTTCTGGACTGTCGGGATAGTCTTGTATCCTTCAGCTGGTTCTGGGACTATGTCTATAGGCTGGAGCTTAATATGTGGGATGCCTGTAGGAGGTAAAGGTCCTTTGGGTCTTCTGTTTAGAGTCTTGTCCATGTCTTCCATGTGAGTTCGAAGGATGTGATAGTCAGGATGATCAATGCCAAATGGCAGGACAGACTGGCAAGACCCGCGACAGGCTCTTAGCTTCATGTCAATGTCCACCTggcaacaaaaacaagttgaaTAAGCAGTTATTCAAGCAACAAACagcataaagaacaaaaaacaaagtaagaAAAAGTATTACAAAGAATATAAATGTATCAGGTTGAACATAACTTGTCTGAAATGTGTTTCTTTGCAATAGAGGACAATAATGAATTTATGAAATGTATGAAATGACATTTCATAAATACTAACTACACTGAGTTGTTCagtgtgtcaaatataaaatgaaatgttttaggGCACAAATTTAAAACATTGCAGCAATCGATAGTATTTGATCATGTCTTACCTCTGTTCGATATAGCTCCTCTATCTGTTTCTGCAGTTTGCTAATCAGTTTTTTTAGCTGTTGGGACACACTGGTTGATCGTTTCTGTAGTGACGTGAAATTTCTGGCCAATTCTTCTGCTTGTtccacaaatttcagctttgacACTAGAGATTAAATTCTGCATTAGTAACTCAGCATTACTTTAGTAAGTATTTACTAATTATATTATCCACAACCACAAATCCAACATCCCCAAAGAGTCTTAACTGTATCTGTTGACGATGACTCGCCGGTTAAAGTTGTATATGTGAGTCATTGTAGTCATGGAGTTCTCTGTTGCATCTTCATACATCTGAGCTGTTTTACACACCTCCCGCAGTTTTCTTTCCACTTTGTTTTCCATCTGTGAGATCAAACCTTGGAGTCTGCAGCCAGATGGGCATTTAGAAAACTTTGGAAAAGGACAAGAGAACAGGTCAGGTTGGGAGTACATCATAGTAACAGGTCATTCTGAGTTATCATGAagtgaacaacaacaaaaaaaagcattttatttaCACTTTGCCTTTTAGATTTTTTAGGGTAATGCTAGGAAAGTGTTAGCACAGTGCTGGGGTGAAATAATTCAAATAATTAGACAACTGTTAATTAAGCCATGTTGTAGGACTGTCCTTCATAACAATCAATTGTTATGAGTGATGCCAGAGTATTCATGAATAATTCAAACGTTAAAGAAATCTATCCAAATTCTTCACCAACTTTGAAAGTTAGTCTACATCTTGCCAGCTGTTGGATGTGTGTCAGTGCATGGGTTGCAGATAAAACAAACTGGAATTGATTGAAACAATTTCATTATTGCCATTTTTCTCAAATTACTTGGCTTAATGCTGTCTGTGGTTATTCCTTTTTTGGAAGAAGAgggggtgttttgtttttattgtaggATGTTTAACTGTAGTAATAACCCCACTGATCTCAAACAGGGAAGGATATCAGAACAGATGTAGTTACTGCTTAAACAGCTTAAACCTTTTGACTGATGTATTTTAGATTGTGATCCCTGACAACAAAAGTAAGATAAAAAGTACTTTAGGTGTGCTAGTTTAAGTGTTCGAGCAATTGTGTAATAATACCCAAGTGGACTGAACCTCTTTAAATTCTACCAGTAATCAAGAGCAAATGCTTCAGATGTCATCTGTGCCCTTTGCACTTCAGCTAAAGGTGGTTGCTTGTGGAAGGTGATTTTCTGCTTATTGGCTTATGAGACTGACAATGAGACAAGCCAATAACTGCTGGTTTTCTAACATAGTTACCTCTTTTAGTATGGCTGGTCACCTTTGGCTAAAGCTGGCATGTGGTGGTCAAGAGTACTGGACACCAAAACCCAAGTGCCCTCTTTCTCCCAAACAGGGCACTTAGGTTGGTTTCTCTCATGTTTTCtatgaatttttttgtttttatgtaagcTTAAGCAACTCAAATTATTTTCACATCCTGATGTTATAATGTTATAAACTaacaaataattttatttatagtacTCATCAATAGAGTTGTATTTATGTGCTTGCATGCTTCTTACCCAGTCATCATCTAAACACAGCGGGGTCCCTAGTTTTGCTTGACATTGCTGCTTCCTGTACATCTGGGTTGCACTGGGGGACGGTCGGCCATCTTCATTCTGCTGGTTGAACCTGATACACACtgcagagagggaaaaaaagtccACCTTCAACTGTGCTCTAATTCAAATAGGACAGTGCAAACAAAAATGTGATTTGCGTGcacttgtgtttattttgtgtcactGATGGAACTTGTGGACTGTACAAAGATCAGTAACTTCAGGGTTGTTATTTAACATTTCCACATGAAAAACAATCACAAAATCAACAATAGTTATGAAACTGTGAGGTGGAAATGGATAACCTTTGGCTCTATGgataaaaaacacataaaagatGACTTTCCAATGTCCTTATCACCAGgccagagataaaaaaaaattaccattAAAACCAATTACATAAAAAAACACGAATGTTACAGTTAAAATGTAATCTTTATGTAGATCCTGTTGTTATGATGCATACTAGTCTGCGCTAAACCACAttggtgcttttatttttaatgcccTCTATGGGTTAtatacagcagcggtccccaacggcctttaaggtgtcgcggataaatacaacaaaataaaaccagtaccggtaccaaaaaaaagaagatttattcataacacacgtgaaaagacccaggaaaaccgagttaacgataaaaacgataacaaaataacgctgaaaaccgataaaaaccctgaaaaccacacatttcacacatgagcctcaactctcgctgcccggtaccaaacgactcacggactggtaccggtccaaggcccgggggttggggaccgctgatatACAGTATCACAGGTGTTGCTAGTCACAGTTGGTATTTAAACAGTTGGTTGATTCTTATATagagcttttctactctctcggagcactcaaagcacctttttatttaaatcagtTCAAATAAATTGTTTACTAAGACAGAGTGCCTTGGTTCCTTTCACAGTTGTATGTCTCATTTAATTGTTATTTATAGGCAAATAAACTGAATGTGCCATTTTTATACTTTGAGCTGTCACACTgaacaaaaaataattaattgacATTCAagaatcatttttttttgttcatgttcATGTATGCAAGTAAAATAACTGCTATCTGGCAATTTAATCATAATATAAAGATGCGCTTTATTATAtggtaaaaaatacattttaataaataataaaataaattttaaaatacatggaTAATGATTATATTTTAGCATTAGAAATATAATATTGATTAGAGTTTGCTGAGGGATTAACCATTAAAGATTCTCGTTATtataaatacttttaatttaGGACAGCTTTGCCTTACAATGTGaaatgccttgaggcaactgctgtgttatttggtgttatataaataaaactgaaatgaattgaattaaacaaaaagaaaaagacattgGACGACAGTCTAATAAAGGTATTAAGCCATTTATATGTGAGATTTTTCTTATtacttttaaatgaaaacactgaCTTTGTTCCTTTAGAAATCTGAAGACTCTTAACTCAGTATGTTGAAGCACAGATCGAAGAATGTGATACTGTTTGAAATTTCAGGGTTTAAAACAAAGGGATACTCAGATTACCTTTATAAAATAACTTGTGCATAACATTTTATAATGCCTTCTGAATaccttttcttattttctgtaatATTACTTTATCACTatcttgttttcatgtttttcacatTCATGGTTTTTAATCTTGTAATCTTTATGTAGTTTTGATGGCTAAATTCAGCAATGTACATTGccatataaatgtttttaattattattatcattagtagttgtagtagtagtatttcTTGCACTATATCATATTGTGTAAGAACTTTTTCGCCACACTACAAACTAGACATACCCATTCAGaatatttttaacatatattttgtATTACTCACATCATGAAATAATATATCCTTATATTgctcttcatttaaaaaatattaatagtaaagTGAGTGCCAGTTATACATACAGTCTATAAGAGCATATAAATACTAATACCCGTTATTTTACATGTGGTTTATTACTCTGCAACCAAGTGGTTTAATATTTTGATAGATTTTGTACATATTTTCTATCTTTaagtttcaattcaattcaataagaTTAAACTCAAGTTATTTATTTAGGGGGAAATGAGAACACAAACCACAGTAAGTAAAGTGAACACTGAGTCTTTATTGATTGAGCAGAGTTCAGTGgttgagaaacacaaaaaacattggGCCACTGCAAGAACATTGGACTGGTAGTGCTAACAAAAGAATCAATACTGTTTACACAGCATGCTCACAAACAGAAAGTACTTATTGCACAGATTgattggtttttttttcctttggttttTGTCCTCTGGTTTTTATCTATTCACCTGTTTTTTCAAGTTAAAAAGCAGTTGGTCGGATAAACATCCGAACAGTTTTCAGGCTGTAATTTGCTGGTTTGTATGTCACCCACACAACTCCATTTTCAGTTCCATGTGGGATGTTTGTTTTGGGGTCATATGTACCTTTATAATAAATACCGTTTAAATTAGCTGACTGGCAGTTATTGTACCACCACCCACCTCCATAAATCTCTGCACAATTATGCTCCGATCTATCGTTATCTTTGTCGAAGGTGCCGAATTTCATCCCATTGTGGGATAAATCAGATGCTTTTGGCATTAATAGAGCATCCCCAGCATCCCCGCTGTATGTGGAGACATGCAGTGGGTACCCCTCCTCCTCTGATCCTACCCGTATAGTGTACTCTGCACTGGCTACAGCACCTTCCCAGTCCTCCAGTTCAACTTTCAGCATTGTCTCACTTTCATTAGTTAGCAAGTGGAGGTTCTGGTTGCCTAACCAAAACTCGCCTTTTCCCTGACTGTCCACTGATCCAAACCCATTGCGGTATTCAACCCAGCTGCGGTTGAAGCTGAGTGCACCACTCTCTCGCTGCTGGACTAACAACCACCCTCCCATAATACCCTCCTGCTGGCAGTAAACATCCACTACTGCCTCAGAGTCGGTGCCGCCAGGTTTGATCTTAAATAGGCCATTTGTTTCCCCATTCAGATGGTTCTGGTAGATTTCGACACAATCTGTAAACAGAGAGGGGCACACCGCAAACCGCGAGTTAGCGTGGACTGGCTAAAACGGACACTTCACCAACAAAAGCTAAACTTGCTGGCAGTCGATTCCTCATCTCCTGATCTCTATGCAAAACACTCTTTTGTGGCAAATAAGCCTGTAGCTAGCAGTATGGATGAGGGTGGTGATATTTTCAGGATTTTTGGTGAGTTTGGTTAATCGCTAAACAGGAATTTGTTAACTGGCAAACTATCGATGAGAAATATGTTTTTATCAAATGTATTATATGGGAAATCTGAAAATCTTTAAACTccagaaacaaacaacaaaaaatgctgTATTCACTTATCATTTTGGTACATAGGGCTAGCTAGCAAGCTAGCTGATGCTAATGCATGCTATCTAGCTAATCATTTTCTTCTTGGCTTTGTATATTTTACCCCAGGTCAGTTTCAGTACCTTTTCCTACATAATCCGCCTGGCGTTCGACTCGTAATGCGGCCTTCACACTCCTGGCGTGAAAATCAGGAACATCATCTTCTGTATTGTCAGTCAGAAACG
The sequence above is a segment of the Oreochromis aureus strain Israel breed Guangdong linkage group 3, ZZ_aureus, whole genome shotgun sequence genome. Coding sequences within it:
- the LOC116326606 gene encoding fibrinogen alpha chain yields the protein MYRKQQCQAKLGTPLCLDDDWFSKCPSGCRLQGLISQMENKVERKLREVCKTAQMYEDATENSMTTMTHIYNFNRRVIVNRYMSKLKFVEQAEELARNFTSLQKRSTSVSQQLKKLISKLQKQIEELYRTEVDIDMKLRACRGSCQSVLPFGIDHPDYHILRTHMEDMDKTLNRRPKGPLPPTGIPHIKLQPIDIVPEPAEGYKTIPTVQKKLLTQFEDIEQNQIILEELLEGSEDVNDHNQVERFN